Proteins from a genomic interval of Rhodothermus marinus:
- a CDS encoding ABC transporter permease yields the protein MTGRLAWRNLGRNRRRTLLTVAAVFFATFLMVLMRGLQLGTYDFFIRQSTRLSTGYLQVQHPDYLDRRSLRQSFRLTDSLFARIRSTPGVTGAAPRLESGGLISNRATSYGVRLLGIDPAYEPEVTDFPTRLVEGRMPEATRPLEIVAGYRLLENLGASVGDTLVLLAETYGGFLTSRFAVVVGALRIGYEVHDRSLVLLPLAALQDLLETGNRVTAVAVAVRRNADVPIVRDRLEARLDSTLVVRTWEELMPELRQAIELDNVSGLLFLFMLLVLVAFGVLNTVLMSVLERSREFGVLLALGMPNERLLRVVLAEAVLMVLIGLLLGSLAGFGVNTYLIRHPITLGGELAQLYEYYGFLPVLTSSVAPDIFLRTALRVLVIAGLAILYPLWHVLRLEPLKGIRYT from the coding sequence ATGACCGGACGGCTGGCCTGGCGCAATCTGGGACGCAACCGCCGACGCACGCTGCTGACGGTGGCGGCCGTCTTTTTTGCCACATTTCTCATGGTGCTCATGCGCGGACTCCAGCTCGGCACCTATGACTTCTTTATCCGCCAGAGCACCCGCCTTTCGACCGGCTACCTCCAGGTGCAGCACCCCGACTATCTGGACCGCCGCTCGCTGCGCCAGAGCTTTCGGCTCACCGACTCGCTCTTTGCCCGCATTCGGTCCACGCCGGGCGTCACCGGCGCGGCCCCCCGGCTGGAAAGCGGCGGGCTGATCAGCAACCGGGCCACCTCTTACGGCGTGCGCCTGCTGGGTATCGACCCGGCCTACGAGCCCGAAGTGACCGACTTTCCCACCCGGCTGGTCGAAGGCCGCATGCCGGAGGCTACCCGTCCGCTGGAAATCGTGGCCGGTTATCGCCTGCTCGAAAACCTGGGCGCTTCGGTGGGCGATACGCTGGTGCTGCTGGCCGAAACGTACGGGGGCTTTCTGACCAGCCGCTTCGCCGTGGTGGTGGGCGCGCTGCGCATCGGCTACGAAGTGCACGATCGCTCCCTTGTGCTCCTGCCGCTGGCGGCGCTGCAGGACCTGCTCGAAACCGGCAACCGCGTGACGGCCGTGGCGGTGGCCGTCCGGCGCAACGCCGACGTGCCCATTGTGCGCGACCGGCTCGAAGCCCGGCTCGACAGCACGCTCGTCGTGCGCACCTGGGAAGAACTGATGCCCGAGCTGCGCCAGGCCATCGAGCTGGACAACGTCAGCGGCCTGCTCTTTCTCTTCATGCTGCTGGTGCTGGTGGCCTTCGGCGTGCTGAACACGGTACTGATGAGCGTGCTGGAGCGCTCGCGCGAGTTCGGGGTGCTGCTGGCGCTGGGCATGCCCAACGAACGGCTGCTGCGCGTGGTGCTCGCCGAAGCCGTGCTGATGGTGCTGATCGGCCTGCTGCTGGGAAGCCTGGCCGGCTTTGGCGTCAACACGTACCTGATCCGCCATCCGATCACGCTGGGCGGCGAACTGGCCCAGCTCTACGAGTACTACGGCTTTCTTCCGGTGCTGACCTCCTCGGTGGCACCCGACATTTTCCTGCGCACGGCGCTGCGCGTGCTGGTGATCGCCGGACTTGCCATCCTGTACCCGCTCTGGCACGTGCTCCGACTGGAACCGCTGAAAGGCATCCGCTACACCTGA
- a CDS encoding ABC transporter permease, translating into MSFRGVTGLARVAWRNLWRNRRRTLIVLSSVVVGVFVLVLFDTLNLGMVEQMLDNQLRLHIGHVQIHRQGYHANPAVEHFFRKAEALRQQVAAEPEVRAVAPRVLVHGLLSSAYNNGGVQLVGVAPEAESLVTFIAEQLVAGRYLAAEGPEILIGERLARKLEVRLGDRVVAMAARPDGQIGSEVFRVVGLFRTVSADFDRTMAFIPIDRARAMLGLPPDAAHELAVLLDDVRQADALKTRLQAALPDTLEVLTYRDVVPLLVMQRDLYAEMMYLFYLIIGVALIFGIINAMLMAVMERLPEFGVLRAIGMSEGRLFLLVSLESLLIGLLGTAIGWALSLPVYAYLARHGLDLAVFSEALAAFGVGSVIYPRLTFRVVWNAWLIIPLVAWLGALYPAWRAIHVEPVEAMRAV; encoded by the coding sequence ATGAGCTTCCGAGGCGTTACCGGACTGGCCCGCGTGGCCTGGCGCAACCTGTGGCGCAACCGGCGCCGCACGCTGATCGTGCTCAGCAGCGTGGTGGTGGGCGTGTTCGTGCTTGTGCTCTTCGACACGCTTAATCTGGGCATGGTGGAGCAGATGCTCGACAATCAGCTCCGCCTGCACATCGGACATGTTCAGATCCACCGTCAGGGCTACCATGCCAACCCGGCCGTCGAGCACTTCTTCCGAAAGGCCGAGGCGCTCCGCCAGCAGGTGGCCGCCGAGCCCGAAGTGCGGGCGGTGGCCCCGCGCGTGCTGGTTCACGGCCTGCTCTCGAGCGCCTACAACAACGGCGGCGTGCAGCTCGTGGGCGTCGCGCCCGAGGCCGAGTCGCTTGTGACGTTCATTGCCGAGCAGCTCGTCGCGGGCCGCTACCTTGCAGCCGAGGGACCGGAGATCCTGATCGGCGAGCGCCTGGCTCGCAAGCTCGAAGTGCGCCTCGGCGACCGGGTGGTGGCCATGGCCGCCCGTCCCGACGGCCAGATCGGCTCGGAGGTGTTCCGCGTGGTGGGGCTGTTCCGCACGGTCAGTGCCGACTTCGACCGGACGATGGCTTTCATCCCGATCGACCGTGCCCGCGCCATGCTGGGGCTGCCCCCCGACGCTGCCCACGAGCTGGCCGTGCTCCTGGACGATGTGCGCCAGGCCGATGCGCTGAAGACCCGCCTGCAGGCCGCGCTGCCCGACACGCTCGAAGTGCTCACCTATCGCGACGTGGTCCCGCTGCTCGTCATGCAGCGCGACCTCTACGCCGAGATGATGTACCTGTTCTACCTGATTATCGGCGTGGCGCTCATCTTCGGAATCATCAACGCCATGCTGATGGCCGTCATGGAGCGGCTGCCGGAATTCGGCGTGCTGCGGGCCATCGGCATGAGCGAGGGACGGCTGTTCCTGCTCGTGTCACTCGAGTCGCTGCTGATCGGCCTGCTGGGCACGGCCATCGGCTGGGCGCTGAGCCTGCCGGTTTATGCCTACCTGGCCCGACACGGGCTGGACCTGGCCGTCTTCTCCGAGGCGCTGGCTGCCTTCGGCGTCGGCTCGGTGATCTACCCGCGCCTGACGTTCCGGGTGGTCTGGAACGCCTGGCTGATCATTCCGCTGGTGGCCTGGCTGGGCGCGCTGTACCCGGCCTGGCGGGCCATCCATGTTGAACCCGTCGAAGCAATGCGCGCCGTATGA
- the amrS gene encoding AmmeMemoRadiSam system radical SAM enzyme, producing METYHPTKYWHRLEDGRVQCDLCPRHCRLQEGQRGFCFVRMNRNGQIVLTTYGRSSGFCIDPIEKKPLNHFLPGTAVLSFGTAGCNLGCRFCQNWDISKSREMDTLADEATPETIARVAEALGCRSVAFTYNDPVIFHEYAIDVARACHARGIRTVAVTAGYVCPEPRAEFYAHMDAANVDLKAFSERFYRKICAGALAPVLDTLRYIYHETDTWLEITTLLIPGENDSDAELHALTEWIVTNLGPDVPLHFTAFHPDWKMRDHPPTPPETLRRARAIALKNGLRYVYTGNILDPEGQSTYCHQCGRLLIGRVGYRITAWHLDTQGRCPECRTPCAGVFEERPGTWGPRRQPVWLKAFAP from the coding sequence ATGGAAACGTACCATCCCACGAAATACTGGCACCGACTGGAAGACGGACGGGTGCAGTGCGACCTGTGCCCGCGGCACTGCCGGCTGCAGGAAGGCCAGCGGGGCTTCTGCTTCGTGCGCATGAACCGGAACGGCCAGATCGTGCTGACCACCTACGGCCGCTCCAGCGGGTTCTGCATCGATCCCATCGAAAAAAAGCCACTGAACCACTTCCTGCCGGGCACGGCCGTGCTCTCGTTCGGTACGGCGGGTTGCAACCTGGGCTGCCGGTTTTGCCAGAACTGGGACATCAGCAAGTCGCGCGAAATGGACACGCTGGCCGATGAAGCCACGCCGGAAACCATCGCGCGCGTGGCCGAAGCGCTGGGGTGCCGGAGCGTTGCCTTCACCTACAACGACCCGGTCATCTTCCACGAATACGCCATCGATGTGGCCCGGGCCTGCCATGCGCGGGGTATCCGGACGGTGGCCGTCACGGCCGGTTACGTCTGTCCCGAGCCGCGGGCCGAGTTCTATGCCCACATGGACGCGGCCAACGTGGACCTGAAGGCCTTTTCGGAGCGCTTCTACCGCAAGATCTGCGCGGGGGCGCTGGCCCCTGTGCTCGACACGCTCCGCTACATCTATCACGAAACCGACACCTGGCTCGAAATCACCACGCTACTCATCCCCGGCGAAAACGACAGCGACGCCGAACTGCACGCGCTCACCGAGTGGATCGTTACGAACCTGGGACCGGACGTACCGCTGCACTTCACGGCCTTTCATCCGGACTGGAAGATGCGGGACCATCCGCCCACGCCGCCGGAGACGCTGCGCCGCGCCCGCGCCATCGCGCTGAAAAACGGCCTCCGCTACGTGTATACGGGCAATATCCTGGACCCGGAAGGCCAGAGCACCTACTGCCACCAGTGTGGCCGATTGCTGATCGGCCGCGTGGGCTACCGGATCACCGCCTGGCATCTGGATACGCAGGGACGCTGCCCGGAATGCCGGACGCCCTGCGCGGGCGTCTTCGAGGAACGACCCGGCACCTGGGGCCCCCGCCGCCAGCCCGTATGGCTGAAGGCGTTTGCACCCTGA
- a CDS encoding ABC transporter ATP-binding protein, with translation MNPNAIVRAEQVTKIYDEGAVPVQALRGVSLTIEPGEFTVIAGPSGSGKTTLLNLLGALDVPTEGRVSFEGQDLSTLSRRERARLRLYKIGFVFQAYNLIPVLTALENVEFVLLLQGVPERERRRRALEVLEQLGIGELAHKRPHEMSGGQQQRVAVARAVVSHPRLVLADEPTANLDSATGARLLDLMEQLNRTQGVTFVFSSHDPQVIERGRRLLRLHDGRIEREERR, from the coding sequence ATGAACCCGAACGCGATTGTCCGGGCCGAGCAGGTCACGAAGATCTACGACGAGGGTGCCGTGCCCGTCCAGGCGCTGCGCGGCGTCTCGCTCACGATCGAACCGGGCGAGTTTACGGTGATCGCCGGTCCTTCGGGCTCCGGCAAGACGACGCTGCTCAACCTGCTGGGCGCGCTCGACGTGCCCACCGAAGGACGGGTGTCTTTCGAGGGCCAGGACCTGTCCACGCTTTCCCGACGCGAACGGGCCCGGCTCCGGCTCTACAAGATCGGGTTCGTGTTTCAGGCCTACAACCTGATCCCGGTCCTGACGGCGCTGGAGAACGTCGAGTTCGTGCTGCTCCTGCAGGGTGTACCGGAGCGGGAGCGTCGCCGCCGCGCCCTCGAAGTGCTCGAGCAGCTCGGTATCGGCGAGCTGGCTCACAAACGCCCCCACGAGATGAGCGGCGGCCAGCAGCAGCGGGTGGCCGTGGCCCGCGCCGTGGTCAGCCATCCCCGCCTGGTGCTGGCCGACGAGCCGACGGCCAACCTCGACTCGGCCACCGGCGCCCGTCTGCTCGACCTGATGGAACAGCTCAACCGCACGCAGGGCGTGACGTTCGTCTTTTCGTCGCACGACCCCCAGGTGATCGAGCGGGGCCGCCGCCTGCTCCGGTTGCACGACGGACGGATCGAACGCGAAGAACGAAGGTGA